A stretch of Equus przewalskii isolate Varuska chromosome 11, EquPr2, whole genome shotgun sequence DNA encodes these proteins:
- the LOC139074311 gene encoding spermatogenesis-associated protein 31E1-like, with product METPILRLQSIAATCFSSSAASWVIGTILRILYGLGLFLLFFPPPKRHLPSRPPGNRRNVRKRQVEPRGRSSRSRKKRGAWKVYRAGRKDLAEVGGPRSLSPSSPGRLSCKGCSHRFASQDSPGEACKTASATVRQPRGKPAQGAPLTTTPALSLALLTQRTRPWASTLPAEPPSALTTTPLRPVATSSAPAHSSWPFPNSGHGRGSCRLQTFPSRWNTIQAWFFPLPSRFGSQQGPLSCLPPAASFWGGPTNREGETDSPSLASPDAQKLLETDITESVPTEVWGEEQDDPRPPHMLQAHTITSGLNFRWGLPLLSLGPAAPKACEAQPSALPRSPLPPAATWDAGAPSQADSARFTGEPLEPPPGDQVSALTTKPSVPRLARPLPAPSPVCEENHKALGGTLPGHGRGPSEASLSGQEGRPPSPTSPRSLSESEGRGGTFVGAERGRRGPTSGSPAAREEPRQESRAGASPEPCRGVATPDGESGSQSRSQVGDMGDTLETKPLRPRPAKEEEPHDGPLRKMWRRLLPCLRPNKEEAREDPLAKASPPRPPPRAGHGSHTARRRMAGLFRRHRQ from the exons TGATTGGGACCATCCTCCGCATCCTGTACGGACTGGGGCTCTTCCTCCTGTTCTTCCCCCCCCCCAAGAGGCATTTGCCCTCACGACCACCTGGCAACAGGAGAAACGTCAGGAAG cgTCAAGTGGAGCcgagagggaggagcagcaggagcaggaagaaaaggggagctTGGAAAG TTTACAGAGCTGGCCGGAAGGACCTGGCAGAAGTGGGGGGCCCGAGGTCCCTTTCGCCAAG CTCCCCGGGGAGGCTGTCTTGTAAGGGGTGCTCCCATCGCTTCGCATCTCAAGACTCCCCTGGGGAGGCGTGCAAGACAGCGTCTGCTACAGTCCGCCAGCCACGCGGGAAGCCCGCGCAAGGTGCTCCTCTCACCACGACTCCAGCACTTTCCCTGGCTCTTCTCACCCAGCGCACTCGACCTTGGGCCTCCACCCTGCCAGCAGAACCGCCCTCGGCCCTGACCACCACTCCACTACGCCCCGTGGCCACGAGCTCGGCTCCAGCTCACTCGTCTTGGCCGTTTCCCAACTCAGGCCACGGCCGCGGGAGCTGTCGCCTTCAAACGTTCCCCTCCCGGTGGAACACGATCCAGGCCTGGTTCTTCCCCTTGCCGTCGCGCTTCGGGTCCCAGCAAGGGCCCCTGTCCTGCCTCCCACCAGCGGCCTCCTTCTGGGGAGGCCCCACaaacagggagggagagaccGACAGCCCCTCACTTGCCAGCCCTGACGCCCAGAAGCTGCTCGAGACAGACATCACGGAAAGCGTGCCCACGGAGGTCTGGGGAGAAGAGCAAGACGACCCACGCCCTCCTCACATGCTCCAAGCACACACGATCACGTCTGGGCTGAATTTCCGCTGGGGCCTACCCCTCCTGTCCTTGGGGCCTGCGGCTCCGAAAGCATGTGAGGCTCAACCCTCGGCCCTTCCACGGTCCCCTCTGCCCCCCGCAGCCACCTGGGATGCTGGGGCCCCCTCGCAAGCTGACTCGGCACGCTTCACGGGAGAACCTCTTGAGCCTCCTCCGGGTGACCAGGTCTCAGCTCTGACGACAAAACCATCAGTTCCCAGGCTGGcccgtcccctccctgctccctcacctgtgtgtgaggaaaatcACAAGGCCCTGGGAGGGACCCTACCTGGCCATGGCAGAGGGCCCTCAGAAGCCTCTCTCTCGGGACAGGAGGGCCGGCCGCCTTCTCCAACCTCCCCACGCAGCCTCTCAGAGAGCGAAGGGCGGGGTGGGACCTTCGTGGGGGCCGAGCGAGGCCGTCGGGGGCCGACTTCAGGCTCCCCAGCGGCCAGGGAAGAGCCTCGGCAGGAGAGTAGGGCTGGGGCCTCACCAGAGCCCTGCCGTGGGGTGGCAACACCGGACGGGGAGTCAGGGTCCCAGTCTCGGAGCCAGGTCGGGGACATGGGAGACACCCTCGAGACCAAACCCCTCCGGCCCCGGCCTGCCAAGGAAGAGGAGCCTCACGACGGCCCTCTCAGAAAAATGTGGAGAcgcctcctgccctgcctgaggCCCAACAAGGAGGAAGCGCGAGAGGATCCCCTCGCCAAGGCAAGCCCGCCTCGGCCACCGCCCAGAGCCGGGCACGGGTCACACACAGCTCGGCGTCGGATGGCGGGGCTGTTCAGGCGCCATCGACAGTGA
- the LOC139074447 gene encoding spermatogenesis-associated protein 31E1-like, with translation METPILRLQSIAATCFSSSAASWVIGTILRILYGLGLFLLFFPPPKRHLPSRPPGNRRNVRKRQVEPRGRSSRSRKKRGAWKVYRAGRKDLAEVGGPRSLSPSSPGRLSCKGCFHRFASQDSPGEACKTASATVRQPRGKPAQGAPLTTTPALSLALLTQRTRPWASTLPAEPPSALTTTPLRPVATSSAPAHSSWPFPNSGHGRGSCRLQTFPSRWNTIQAWFFPLPSRFGSQQGPLSCLPPAASFWGGPTNREGETDSPSLASPDAQKLLETDITESVPTEVWGEEQDDPRPPHMLQAHTITSGLNFRWGLPLLSLGPAAPKACEAQPSALPRSPLPPAATWDAGAPSQADSARFTGEPLEPPPGDQVSALTTKPSVPRLARPLPAPSPVCEENHKAPGGTLPGHGRGPSEASLSGQEGRPPSPTSPRSLSESEGRGGTFVGAERGRRGPTSGSPAAREEPREESRAGASPEPCRGVATPDGESGSQSRSQVGDMGDTLETKPLRPRPAKEEEPHDGPLRKMWRRLLPCLRPNKEEAREDPLAKASPPRPPPRAGHGSHTARRRMAGLFRRHRQ, from the exons ATGGAAACTCCTATCTTGCGTCTACAAAGCATCGCCGCTACCTGCTTCAGCTCCAGTGCCGCCTCCTGGGTGATTGGGACCATCCTCCGCATCCTGTACGGACTGGGGCTCTTCCTCCTGTTCTTCCCCCCCCCCAAGAGGCATTTGCCCTCACGACCACCTGGCAACAGGAGAAACGTCAGGAAG cgTCAAGTGGAGCcgagagggaggagcagcaggagcaggaagaaaaggggagctTGGAAAG TTTACAGAGCTGGCCGGAAGGACCTGGCAGAAGTGGGGGGCCCGAGGTCCCTTTCGCCAAG CTCCCCGGGGAGGCTGTCTTGTAAGGGGTGCTTCCATCGCTTCGCATCTCAAGACTCCCCTGGGGAGGCGTGCAAGACAGCGTCTGCTACAGTCCGCCAGCCACGCGGGAAGCCCGCGCAAGGTGCTCCTCTCACCACGACTCCAGCACTTTCCCTGGCTCTTCTCACCCAGCGCACTCGACCTTGGGCCTCCACCCTGCCAGCAGAACCGCCCTCGGCCCTGACCACCACTCCACTACGCCCCGTGGCCACGAGCTCGGCTCCAGCTCACTCGTCTTGGCCGTTTCCCAACTCAGGCCACGGCCGCGGGAGCTGTCGCCTTCAAACGTTCCCCTCCCGGTGGAACACGATCCAGGCCTGGTTCTTCCCCTTGCCGTCGCGCTTCGGGTCCCAGCAAGGGCCCCTGTCCTGCCTCCCACCAGCGGCCTCCTTCTGGGGAGGCCCCACaaacagggagggagagaccGACAGCCCCTCACTTGCCAGCCCTGACGCCCAGAAGCTGCTCGAGACAGACATCACGGAAAGCGTGCCCACGGAGGTCTGGGGAGAAGAGCAAGACGACCCACGCCCTCCTCACATGCTCCAAGCACACACGATCACGTCTGGGCTGAATTTCCGCTGGGGCCTACCCCTCCTGTCCTTGGGGCCTGCGGCTCCGAAAGCATGTGAGGCTCAACCCTCGGCCCTTCCACGGTCCCCTCTGCCCCCCGCAGCCACCTGGGATGCTGGGGCCCCCTCGCAAGCTGACTCGGCACGCTTCACGGGAGAACCTCTTGAGCCTCCTCCGGGTGACCAGGTCTCAGCTCTGACGACAAAACCATCAGTTCCCAGGCTGGcccgtcccctccctgctccctcacctgtgtgtgaggaaaatcACAAGGCCCCGGGAGGGACCCTACCTGGCCATGGCAGAGGGCCCTCAGAAGCCTCTCTCTCGGGACAGGAGGGCCGGCCGCCTTCTCCAACCTCCCCACGCAGCCTCTCAGAGAGCGAAGGGCGGGGTGGGACCTTCGTGGGGGCCGAGCGAGGCCGTCGGGGGCCGACTTCAGGCTCCCCAGCGGCCAGGGAAGAGCCTCGGGAGGAGAGTAGGGCTGGGGCCTCACCAGAGCCCTGCCGTGGGGTGGCAACACCGGACGGGGAGTCAGGGTCCCAGTCTCGGAGCCAGGTCGGGGACATGGGAGACACCCTCGAGACCAAACCCCTCCGGCCCCGGCCTGCCAAGGAAGAGGAGCCTCACGACGGCCCTCTCAGAAAAATGTGGAGAcgcctcctgccctgcctgaggCCCAACAAGGAGGAAGCGCGAGAGGATCCCCTCGCCAAGGCAAGCCCGCCTCGGCCACCGCCCAGAGCCGGGCACGGGTCACACACAGCTCGGCGTCGGATGGCGGGGCTGTTCAGGCGCCATCGACAGTGA